In the genome of Pseudomonas sp. B33.4, the window TCGCTCCCACATTTGGTTTTGCGTTCGCCTGGGGTTCAGGCGTGTTTCTTGCGAATCCAGTACAGGTAGGTACCGGCCTCTTCGTGCTGGCCCACCAGTTCATGGTCGAGAAACACGCAGAATTTGGGGATATCGCGTTTGGTCGATGGATCGGTGGCGATCACCTTGAGCAGGCCGCCGGGCACCAGGTCACGGATGTGCTGGTGCAGCATCATTACCGGCTCCGGGCAATTGAGGCCGGTGGCATCGAGGGTGCCGTCGACCGGGGTATCGATCATTTCACTCATGATTCACTCCTGAAACTGGCCGGCATTGTCGCGCATTGCCGGGTATTCGGTCATCTGTGGCGTTACGCCACACCCCTGTAGGAGCTGCAGCAGGCTGCGATCTTTGCTTTTCAAGATCAAAAGATCGCAGCCTGCGGCAGCTCCTACAGGGTTTTGTGTTGTTTCAGCGGGATTTGGCTTTCTTGGTATCGTGACGGCGCAGGTGGCAGGTCACTTCCTCGCGATCGTGATAGAGCTGCTTGCAGCCGATATCGACCTTGATCCCGCGTGCTTTGAAGCCATCGGCAATGCGTTCGAGCAGGCGCTTCACTTCGGCGTAACGCTGTTTCATCGGCAGCTTCAGGTTGACCACTGCTTCGCGGCAATGCCCCTCGCCGATCCACTCCT includes:
- the tusA gene encoding sulfurtransferase TusA, yielding MSEMIDTPVDGTLDATGLNCPEPVMMLHQHIRDLVPGGLLKVIATDPSTKRDIPKFCVFLDHELVGQHEEAGTYLYWIRKKHA